In the genome of Monodelphis domestica isolate mMonDom1 chromosome 2, mMonDom1.pri, whole genome shotgun sequence, one region contains:
- the LOC130457528 gene encoding uncharacterized protein LOC130457528, which yields MGQRQSIPRDSPLGCILKNWKKLTLDSLRRKKLIYFCNVEWPHYTLDKQEVWPIHGTLNYNTICQLDLFCRREGKWTDIPYISAFTKLSRNPDLRKTCRMCLTVPLLTPSGESSQEDVLDDIAFMRIAPLAEVQPKPPSSSASTETTSTSGSSLLGSAVSSPHPLAPKPPPYSLDSEPGTTPIPQITPYRNILLYPPLPDIPISSIPHPSPLHTQCGLSYGNRACLLPEREVPSQNGTIPLHVPFSMTDLAYIKEKLDCYSENHTKFIEGFKSLTLQFDLSWADLNIIISNCFTPDEKKRIWNLAIGIGDEKAQSSIWVGIPGATAVPGQDPGWDYQNERHRRGRDHMIDCLFEAMQKGIRKQVNYYKLKEVTQRKEENPALFVSRFVKAVKKYTNAHPECDEGAIVLHLHSIGQSAPDIKPKLQKMDLGPQIPVNQLIDAAFKVVHNRDLVETEGQAYEKLLTAALTSLTHGQRLKGSCYACGWNGNWSQNCPSKEGLSLTTCLACWQRGHLKCQCPTRAEPQQTKKHLPTLKSPEYSEQTCPGASSLPFSVTMDEPRVSLKAEGKVDLR from the coding sequence atgggacagagacagagcatacctcgagattcccctttggggtgcatacttaaaaattggaaaaaattgacTCTAGACAGCTTgagaagaaagaaactaatttatttttgtaatgttgaaTGGCCACATTACACCCTTGATAAGCAAGAGGTTTGGCCTATTCATGGTACCCTGAATTATAATACCATCTGTCAATTGGATTTGTTCTgcaggagggaagggaaatggacagATATTCCCTATATTTCAGCCTTCACTAAACTTAGTCGGAACCCAGACCTTAGGAAGACCTGTAGGATGTGCCTTACTGTGCCCTTGCTGACCCCCAGTGGAGAAAGTTCTCAGGAAGATGTTCTAGATGATATAGCCTTTATGAGGATTGCTCCATTGGCTGAGGTACAACCAAAGCCTCCCTCCTCCTCAGCCTCCACAGAAACAACATCCACTTCAGGATCTTCTCTTCTGGGTTCAGCTGTTTCCTCTCCTCACCCCTTGGCTCCCAAACCCCCACCTTACTCTCTGGATTCAGAGCCTGGGACCACTCCCATCCCCCAAATCACTCCCTATCGTAACATTCTTTTATATCCCCCACTGCCTGATATTCCCATCTCTTCCATCCCCCACCCAAGCCCTCTTCACACCCAGTGTGGACTGAGTTATGGCAATAGGGCTTGTCTGCTCCCTGAGAGGGAAGTACCTTCACAAAATGGGACAATTCCACTACATGTGCCTTTTTCTATGACAGATTTAGCCTATATTAAGGAGAAATTAGACTGCTACTCAGAAAACCACACCAAGTTCATTGAAGGGTTTAAATCACTTACCCTACAATTTGACCTGTCCTGGGCAGatttgaatattattatttctaattgttttactccagatgagaaaaagaggatctggaatttggctataggAATAGGAGATGAGAAGGCTCAAAGCAGCATATGGGTGGGAATCCCTGGTGCCACAGCTGTGCCAGGGCAGGATCCTGGGTGGGATTATCAGAATGAGAGACACAGACGTGGAAGGGACCATATGATTGATTGCCTCTTCGAAGCCATGCAGAAAGGAATCAGAAAGCAAGTGAACTATTACAAACTTAAAGAGGTTActcagaggaaagaagaaaatcctgCTCTTTTCGTGTCCCGATTTGTCAAAGCTgtgaaaaaatatacaaatgccCATCCAGAGTGTGATGAAGGGGCAATTGTCTTACACCTCCATTCTATAGGACAGTCAGCACCAGACATCAAGCCAAAACTGCAGAAGATGGATCTGGGACCCCAGATTCCAGTGAACCAATTAATAGATGCCGCTTTTAAGGTTGTTCACAACAGGGACCTTGTGGAAACAGAAGGACAGGCCTATGAGAAACTGCTTACAGCTGCCCTCACCTCCCTAACCCATGGGCAGAGGCTAAAGGGTTCTTGCTATGCTTGTGGATGGAATGGGAATTGGTCACAGAACTGTCCTTCAAAGGAAGGACTGTCCTTGACTACATGCCTAGCTTGTTGGCAACGGGGACACTTGAAATGCCAGTGCCCCACTAGAGCAGAACCTCAGCAAACCAAGAAGCATCTCCCTACCCTCAAGTCTCCTGAATACTCAGAACAGACATGCCCTGGAGCCAGCTCGCTCCCATTTTCTGTCACCATGGATGAACCCAGGGTCTCTCTCAAGGCTGAAGGTAAGGTGGACTTAAGGTAA